A window from Cryptomeria japonica chromosome 1, Sugi_1.0, whole genome shotgun sequence encodes these proteins:
- the LOC131034152 gene encoding LOW QUALITY PROTEIN: chitinase 2-like (The sequence of the model RefSeq protein was modified relative to this genomic sequence to represent the inferred CDS: substituted 2 bases at 2 genomic stop codons), translating to MAEFFKISLLVLALLVPTTIALLFYXPDXISGANTKLFREYIGAEFDNVKFSDLPIDPGTQFHFILAFAIDYTPSGSSPTNGKFNIFWDSDNLSPSAVQAIKAQHKNVKVALSLGGDSVSSGNVQFRPSSVSSWVSNAVSSLTDIIQQYHLDGIDIDYEHFDYSDPNTFSECIGQLITQLKQNNVISFASIAPYDDGPIQSHYTALWKNYGNSIDYVNFQFYAYDSSTSVSQFMNYFNAQESRYSGGKVLASFMTEGSGGLSPANGFFDACRKLRDSGKLHGIFVWCADSSQSNDFQYEKQSQSLVATMNRRLRHVQLALE from the exons ATGGCTGAATTCTTCAAGATTTCTCTACTTGTTCTTGCGTTGCTCGTGCCTACTACAATAG CCTTATTGTTTTATTAACCGGATTAAATTTCAGGTGCGAACACGAAACTTTTTAGGGAATACATTGGCGCCGAGTTCGATAATGTCAAATTTTCTGACTTACCAATCGATCCCGGCAcgcaatttcatttcattttggccTTCGCTATCGACTACACCCCGTCAGGAAGCTCTCCTACAAATGGAAAGTTCAACATTTTCTGGGATAGTGACAATCTGAGCCCGAGCGCCGTGCAAGCCATCAAAGCTCAACACAAGAACGTCAAAGTTGCTCTCAGCTTAGGTGGAGACAGCGTGAGCAGTGGCAACGTCCAGTTCAGACCATCGTCTGTGTCGTCGTGGGTGAGCAATGCAGTTTCTTCGCTCACTGACATAATCCAGCAATACCATCTTGACGGCATCGACATCGATTATGAGCATTTCGACTATTCCGATCCCAACACATTTTCTGAGTGCATTGGGCAGCTCATCACGCAATTAAAGCAGAACAATGTCATCTCCTTCGCCTCCATCGCTCCCTATGACGACGGCCCAATACAATCCCATTACACTGCACTCTGGAAAAACTACGGCAATTCAATTGACTATGTGAATTTCCAATTCTATGCCTATGACTCGAGCACCAGCGTCTCACAGTTCATGAACTATTTCAACGCTCAGGAGTCTCGCTATAGCGGTGGAAAAGTGCTGGCTAGTTTCATGACGGAGGGAAGTGGAGGTTTGTCACCTGCGAATGGCTTCTTTGACGCGTGCAGAAAGCTTAGAGACTCTGGCAAGCTCCACGGCATCTTTGTGTGGTGTGCAGACAGCTCGCAGTCTAATGACTTCCAATATGAAAAGCAATCCCAGTCT CTTGTTGCGACGATGAACCGTCGacttcgacatgtccagttag
- the LOC131034151 gene encoding LOW QUALITY PROTEIN: chitinase 2-like (The sequence of the model RefSeq protein was modified relative to this genomic sequence to represent the inferred CDS: substituted 2 bases at 2 genomic stop codons), which translates to MAEFFKISLLVLALLVPTTIALLFYXPDXISGANTKLFREYIGAEFDNVKFSDLPIDPGTQFHFILAFAIDYTPSGSSPTNGKFNIFWDSDNLSPSAVQAIKAQHKNVKVALSLGGDSVSSGNVQFRPSSVSSWVSNAVSSLTDIIQQYHLDGIDIDYEHFDYSDPNTFSECIGQLITQLKQNNVISFASIAPYDDGPIQSHYTALWKNYGNSIDYVNFQFYAYDSSTSVSQFMNYFNAQESRYSGGKVLASFMTEGSGGLSPANGFFDACRKLRDSGKLHGIFVWCADSSQSNDFQYEKQSQSLVATMNRRLRHVQLALE; encoded by the exons ATGGCTGAATTCTTCAAGATTTCTCTACTTGTTCTTGCGTTGCTCGTGCCTACTACAATAG CCTTATTGTTTTATTAACCGGATTAAATTTCAGGTGCGAACACGAAACTTTTTAGGGAATACATTGGCGCCGAGTTCGATAATGTCAAATTTTCTGACTTACCAATCGATCCCGGCAcgcaatttcatttcattttggccTTCGCTATCGACTACACCCCGTCAGGAAGCTCTCCTACAAATGGAAAGTTCAACATTTTCTGGGATAGTGACAATCTGAGCCCGAGCGCCGTGCAAGCCATCAAAGCTCAACACAAGAACGTCAAAGTTGCTCTCAGCTTAGGTGGAGACAGCGTGAGCAGTGGCAACGTCCAGTTCAGACCATCGTCTGTGTCGTCGTGGGTGAGCAATGCAGTTTCTTCGCTCACTGACATAATCCAGCAATACCATCTTGACGGCATCGACATCGATTATGAGCATTTCGACTATTCCGATCCCAACACATTTTCTGAGTGCATTGGGCAGCTCATCACGCAATTAAAGCAGAACAATGTCATCTCCTTCGCCTCCATCGCTCCCTATGACGACGGCCCAATACAATCCCATTACACTGCACTCTGGAAAAACTACGGCAATTCAATTGACTATGTGAATTTCCAATTCTATGCCTATGACTCGAGCACCAGCGTCTCACAGTTCATGAACTATTTCAACGCTCAGGAGTCTCGCTATAGCGGTGGAAAAGTGCTGGCTAGTTTCATGACGGAGGGAAGTGGAGGTTTGTCACCTGCGAATGGCTTCTTTGACGCGTGCAGAAAGCTTAGAGACTCTGGCAAGCTCCACGGCATCTTTGTGTGGTGTGCAGACAGCTCGCAGTCTAATGACTTCCAATATGAAAAGCAATCCCAGTCT CTTGTTGCGACGATGAACCGTCGacttcgacatgtccagttag CTTTGGAGTAG